From the Carya illinoinensis cultivar Pawnee chromosome 4, C.illinoinensisPawnee_v1, whole genome shotgun sequence genome, one window contains:
- the LOC122306060 gene encoding uncharacterized protein LOC122306060: MSTKTMRLPPRRVLTPKVIDKKRKEREGLGLGALEPSSKPSRSKPAGCVDDPIPSNRLLAGYLAHEFLTRGTLLGLPWDPAKKEAVPVSGRGKQRDDGEAEPSGGAERRRGRRQVEDHQRYVELANLLKTSGAHMPGIVNPTQLACFLQLQL; the protein is encoded by the coding sequence ATGAGTACCAAAACGATGCGACTTCCTCCGCGTCGCGTTTTGACGCCGAAAGTCATTGATAAGAAACGCAAAGAGAGGGAGGGACTCGGGTTGGGCGCCCTCGAACCCTCATCGAAGCCGTCGAGGTCGAAACCAGCCGGATGTGTCGATGATCCGATCCCTTCTAACCGACTTCTGGCCGGGTATCTTGCCCACGAGTTTCTCACGAGGGGTACGCTACTCGGTCTACCGTGGGATCCGGCCAAAAAAGAGGCGGTTCCGGTGTCGGGGAGAGGGAAGCAGAGGGATGACGGTGAAGCGGAGCCGAGCGGTGGAGCGGAGCGACGACGAGGACGACGACAAGTGGAAGATCACCAAAGGTACGTGGAATTAGCGAATTTACTCAAAACGAGTGGGGCCCACATGCCGGGCATTGTGAACCCCACCCAGCTCGCTTGCTTCTTACAGTTACAGTTGTAG
- the LOC122306059 gene encoding protein NPGR2-like isoform X1 gives MACGLYASAFILGHLKGNMNQNRTRNQRSREIRQKFGKVIKCFCPGEQLGAGDDMVPSLESLAIKDYSEIYSSKAGEIEKKLDTGNIEEAESSLRESGCLNNEEARALLGRYEYQKGNIEAALHVFEGIDIAAVTPNIKVTLARKGQRRKRCSQSSPDPSLSIHAVSLLLEAIFLKAKSLQGLGRFTDAAQSCKVILDIVESSLPEGLPENFGADCKLQETLNKAVELLPELWTLADSPREAILSYRRALLHWNLDAVTTAKIQKEFAIFLLYSGGEASPPDLRTQMDCSFIPTNNIEEAILLLVILLRKFSLKRIEWDPSILDHLSFALSVAGDLKALANQVEELLPGFINWKDRYHTLALCYYAAGEDSVAVNLLRKLLSGTEDPKYLPALLMASKICGEYPNLAEEGISFARRASESLDGECNQLESIANFLLGISLLAYSKSVSPDSDRVSRQFEAVQALEKAGAVRGVSDPFILYHLSLENADQRKLDAALFHAKRLLKLEGGSNVNSWLLLARILSAQKRFMDAITVVNAALDQSGKWDQGELLRTKAKLQLAQGQLKISINTYTQLLAVLQVQRKSFDSGKKLIKSSKTPAKSLELEVWHDLAYVYISLSQWRDAEICLSKSKAICSYSASRCHATGVLYEAKGLYKEALKAFRDALDIDPTFVPSLISTAVVLRTLGNQSHVVVRSFLMNALRLDRMNHSAWYNLGLFYKAEGTALSLQEAAECFEAAAFLEESAPVEPFR, from the exons ATGGCTTGTGGGCTCTATGCCTCTGCTTTTATTCTTGGACATTTAAAAG GCAATATGAATCAGAATAGGACCAGAAACCAGAGGAGCAGAGAAATTAGGCAGAAATTTGGGAAGGTGATAAAGTGCTTCTGCCCCGGGGAGCAGTTAGGTGCAGGAGATGACATGGTCCCTTCATTAGAATCCCTTGCAATTAAGGATTATTCGGAAATTTATTCTTCTAAAGCTGGTGAGATTGAAAAGAAGCTGGATACTGGGAATATAGAAGAAGCCGAGTCATCTCTGCGTGAGAGTGGTTGTTTGAACAATGAG GAAGCAAGAGCTTTATTAGGAAGATATGAATATCAAAAAGGAAACATAGAAGCTGCTTTACACGTATTTGAAGGAATAGATATTGCTGCAGTGACTCCTAACATAAAAGTCACCCTTGCTAGGAAAGGACAACGTCGTAAGAGATGTTCTCAGAGTTCTCCTGACCCATCTCTGTCTATACATGCTGTCAGCTTACTCTTGGAAGCAATCTTTCTCAAAGCAAAATCATTGCAGGGTCTTGGGAGGTTTACAG ATGCTGCTCAATCTTGCAAAGTTATTCTCGACATAGTTGAATCTTCATTGCCAGAAGGCTTGCCTGAAAACTTTGGTGCTGACTGTAAATTGCAGGAGACTCTAAACAAGGCTGTGGAGTTGCTTCCAGAATTATGGACGCTTGCTGATTCTCCACgtgaagccattttgtcatacAGGCGGGCACTCCTCCATTGGAATCTTGATGCAGTAACCACAGCTAAAATCCAAAAAGAGTTTGCCATCTTTCTTCTGTACAGTGGAGGTGAAGCAAGCCCCCCAGATCTCCGAACCCAAATGGACTGTTCATTCATTCCCACAAACAATATAGAAGAGGCTATACTTCTGTTAGTGATACTATTAAGAAAATTTTCTCTCAAGAGAATTGAGTGGGATCCATCAATCCTGGATCACCTTTCATTTGCTCTATCCGTGGCAGGGGATTTGAAGGCTTTAGCTAATCAAGTTGAAGAACTGCTTCCTGGATTCATCAATTGGAAAGATAGGTACCATACTCTGGCTCTCTGTTATTATGCAGCAGGGGAGGACTCAGTTGCTGTGAATCTACTTAGAAAGTTGTTGAGTGGAACTGAGGATCCAAAATATCTCCCAGCTTTATTAATGGCATCAAAGATTTGTGGGGAATATCCGAATCTTGCAGAAGAAGGGATAAGTTTTGCTCGCCGAGCCTCTGAAAGTTTGGACGGCGAATGCAATCAATTAGAAAGTATTGCCAATTTTTTATTGGGCATCTCGCTTTTGGCATATTCAAAATCAGTTTCCCCTGATTCAGACAGGGTCTCAAGGCAGTTTGAGGCAGTTCAGGCCCTGGAAAAGGCTGGGGCAGTGAGAGGAGTGAGTGACCCCTTTATTCTATACCATCTCAGCCTAGAAAATGCTGACCAGAGGAAGTTAGACGCTGCACTCTTTCATGCAAAGCGCTTGCTGAAACTGGAAGGTGGCTCTAATGTCAATAGTTGGTTATTATTGGCCCGTATATTATCAGCTCAGAAACGGTTCATGGATGCCATAACTGTAGTTAATGCTGCACTGGATCAGTCAGGAAAATGGGACCAGGGAGAACTGTTGCGGACTAAAGCTAAACTTCAACTTGCACAGGGTCAGTTAAAAATTTCCATAAACACCTATACTCAGCTTCTTGCTGTTCTTCAAGTTCAGCGCAAAAGCTTTGATTCAGGGAAGAAGCTTATTAAG AGCAGCAAAACTCCTGCTAAGAGTCTGGAATTGGAAGTATGGCATGATCTTGCATATGTCTACATAAGCCTGTCACAATGGCGTGATGCTGAGATTTGTCTTTCTAAATCCAAGGCCATCTGTTCTTACTCTGCTTCTAGATGTCATGCCACAG GTGTACTATATGAAGCAAAGGGCCTTTACAAAGAAGCTCTAAAAGCTTTTAGAGATGCTTTGGATATTGATCCCACCTTTGTTCCAAGCTTGATCTCAACAGCTGTGGTTCTGAGGACGCTTGGTAACCAATCACATGTAGTTGTGCGAAGCTTTCTGATGAATGCATTACGGCTGGACAGAATGAATCATTCTGCATGGTATAATCTTGGCTTATTTTATAAAGCTGAGGGCACTGCATTGTCATTACAAGAAGCTGCTGAATGTTTCGAGGCTGCAGCTTTTCTTGAAGAGTCTGCACCAGTTGAACCCTTCAGATGA
- the LOC122306059 gene encoding protein NPGR2-like isoform X2: MNQNRTRNQRSREIRQKFGKVIKCFCPGEQLGAGDDMVPSLESLAIKDYSEIYSSKAGEIEKKLDTGNIEEAESSLRESGCLNNEEARALLGRYEYQKGNIEAALHVFEGIDIAAVTPNIKVTLARKGQRRKRCSQSSPDPSLSIHAVSLLLEAIFLKAKSLQGLGRFTDAAQSCKVILDIVESSLPEGLPENFGADCKLQETLNKAVELLPELWTLADSPREAILSYRRALLHWNLDAVTTAKIQKEFAIFLLYSGGEASPPDLRTQMDCSFIPTNNIEEAILLLVILLRKFSLKRIEWDPSILDHLSFALSVAGDLKALANQVEELLPGFINWKDRYHTLALCYYAAGEDSVAVNLLRKLLSGTEDPKYLPALLMASKICGEYPNLAEEGISFARRASESLDGECNQLESIANFLLGISLLAYSKSVSPDSDRVSRQFEAVQALEKAGAVRGVSDPFILYHLSLENADQRKLDAALFHAKRLLKLEGGSNVNSWLLLARILSAQKRFMDAITVVNAALDQSGKWDQGELLRTKAKLQLAQGQLKISINTYTQLLAVLQVQRKSFDSGKKLIKSSKTPAKSLELEVWHDLAYVYISLSQWRDAEICLSKSKAICSYSASRCHATGVLYEAKGLYKEALKAFRDALDIDPTFVPSLISTAVVLRTLGNQSHVVVRSFLMNALRLDRMNHSAWYNLGLFYKAEGTALSLQEAAECFEAAAFLEESAPVEPFR, encoded by the exons ATGAATCAGAATAGGACCAGAAACCAGAGGAGCAGAGAAATTAGGCAGAAATTTGGGAAGGTGATAAAGTGCTTCTGCCCCGGGGAGCAGTTAGGTGCAGGAGATGACATGGTCCCTTCATTAGAATCCCTTGCAATTAAGGATTATTCGGAAATTTATTCTTCTAAAGCTGGTGAGATTGAAAAGAAGCTGGATACTGGGAATATAGAAGAAGCCGAGTCATCTCTGCGTGAGAGTGGTTGTTTGAACAATGAG GAAGCAAGAGCTTTATTAGGAAGATATGAATATCAAAAAGGAAACATAGAAGCTGCTTTACACGTATTTGAAGGAATAGATATTGCTGCAGTGACTCCTAACATAAAAGTCACCCTTGCTAGGAAAGGACAACGTCGTAAGAGATGTTCTCAGAGTTCTCCTGACCCATCTCTGTCTATACATGCTGTCAGCTTACTCTTGGAAGCAATCTTTCTCAAAGCAAAATCATTGCAGGGTCTTGGGAGGTTTACAG ATGCTGCTCAATCTTGCAAAGTTATTCTCGACATAGTTGAATCTTCATTGCCAGAAGGCTTGCCTGAAAACTTTGGTGCTGACTGTAAATTGCAGGAGACTCTAAACAAGGCTGTGGAGTTGCTTCCAGAATTATGGACGCTTGCTGATTCTCCACgtgaagccattttgtcatacAGGCGGGCACTCCTCCATTGGAATCTTGATGCAGTAACCACAGCTAAAATCCAAAAAGAGTTTGCCATCTTTCTTCTGTACAGTGGAGGTGAAGCAAGCCCCCCAGATCTCCGAACCCAAATGGACTGTTCATTCATTCCCACAAACAATATAGAAGAGGCTATACTTCTGTTAGTGATACTATTAAGAAAATTTTCTCTCAAGAGAATTGAGTGGGATCCATCAATCCTGGATCACCTTTCATTTGCTCTATCCGTGGCAGGGGATTTGAAGGCTTTAGCTAATCAAGTTGAAGAACTGCTTCCTGGATTCATCAATTGGAAAGATAGGTACCATACTCTGGCTCTCTGTTATTATGCAGCAGGGGAGGACTCAGTTGCTGTGAATCTACTTAGAAAGTTGTTGAGTGGAACTGAGGATCCAAAATATCTCCCAGCTTTATTAATGGCATCAAAGATTTGTGGGGAATATCCGAATCTTGCAGAAGAAGGGATAAGTTTTGCTCGCCGAGCCTCTGAAAGTTTGGACGGCGAATGCAATCAATTAGAAAGTATTGCCAATTTTTTATTGGGCATCTCGCTTTTGGCATATTCAAAATCAGTTTCCCCTGATTCAGACAGGGTCTCAAGGCAGTTTGAGGCAGTTCAGGCCCTGGAAAAGGCTGGGGCAGTGAGAGGAGTGAGTGACCCCTTTATTCTATACCATCTCAGCCTAGAAAATGCTGACCAGAGGAAGTTAGACGCTGCACTCTTTCATGCAAAGCGCTTGCTGAAACTGGAAGGTGGCTCTAATGTCAATAGTTGGTTATTATTGGCCCGTATATTATCAGCTCAGAAACGGTTCATGGATGCCATAACTGTAGTTAATGCTGCACTGGATCAGTCAGGAAAATGGGACCAGGGAGAACTGTTGCGGACTAAAGCTAAACTTCAACTTGCACAGGGTCAGTTAAAAATTTCCATAAACACCTATACTCAGCTTCTTGCTGTTCTTCAAGTTCAGCGCAAAAGCTTTGATTCAGGGAAGAAGCTTATTAAG AGCAGCAAAACTCCTGCTAAGAGTCTGGAATTGGAAGTATGGCATGATCTTGCATATGTCTACATAAGCCTGTCACAATGGCGTGATGCTGAGATTTGTCTTTCTAAATCCAAGGCCATCTGTTCTTACTCTGCTTCTAGATGTCATGCCACAG GTGTACTATATGAAGCAAAGGGCCTTTACAAAGAAGCTCTAAAAGCTTTTAGAGATGCTTTGGATATTGATCCCACCTTTGTTCCAAGCTTGATCTCAACAGCTGTGGTTCTGAGGACGCTTGGTAACCAATCACATGTAGTTGTGCGAAGCTTTCTGATGAATGCATTACGGCTGGACAGAATGAATCATTCTGCATGGTATAATCTTGGCTTATTTTATAAAGCTGAGGGCACTGCATTGTCATTACAAGAAGCTGCTGAATGTTTCGAGGCTGCAGCTTTTCTTGAAGAGTCTGCACCAGTTGAACCCTTCAGATGA
- the LOC122306061 gene encoding heterogeneous nuclear ribonucleoprotein 1-like has protein sequence MDSDEGKVFIGGIAWDTTEDTLTDYFGQYGQVSQAVIMRDKPTGRPRGFGFVIFSDPSVLDRVLQDKHTIDGRTVEAKRALSREEQQTSSRTGNFNAGRTSGGGGNFKTKKIFVGGLPSNLTEDGFREYFENYGQVTDVVIMYDQNTQRPRGFGFITFDTEDAVDRVLHKTFHDLNGKSVEVKRALPKDANPGGGGVRGGGYQGYNASSANSNMFDGRTDGSRFMQPQTTAGGFPPYSGYGGPGYGYGSYGGYGVSGYGSANTGFGNPAGAYGNPNAPNASYGSGAPGALKNTWSSQTSPGYGASSYGGNAGFGAAAASWNSPGSGGPISAPRGQSPSGASGYGNQVYGYGNYGGSDASYSGGYGATGGRGGNVPSSNAGGGASGTEQPGIGGGYMGSGYGDTNGNSGYSNTGWRSDPSPATGGYGAGYGGAQSRQA, from the exons ATGGATTCGGACGAAGGAAAGGTTTTCATAGGAGGAATAGCGTGGGACACCACTGAGGACACTTTGACCGACTATTTCGGCCAGTACGGTCAGGTTTCCCAGGCCGTCATCATGCGCGACAAGCCCACCGGCCGCCCTCGTGGCTTCGGCTTCGTCATCTTCTCCGACCCCTCTGTGCTCGACCGTGTCCTCCAGGATAAGCATACCATCGATGGCCGCACG GTGGAGGCAAAAAGGGCTTTATCAAGAGAGGAGCAGCAGACCTCCTCTAGAACTGGAAATTTTAATGCTGGCAGAACCTCTGGAGGGGGAGGAAATTTTAAGACCAAAAAGATATTTGTTGGAGGGCTGCCTTCCAATCTTACAGAAGATGGGTTTCGTgagtattttgaaaattatggaCAAGTAACTGATGTGGTAATAATGTATGACCAGAATACGCAACGGCCTCGTGGTTTTGGTTTCATAACATTCGACACTGAGGATGCAGTTGATAGAGTTCTTCACAAGACCTTCCATGACTTGAATGGTAAATCAGTTGAGGTCAAACGAGCTCTTCCTAAAGATGCAAATCCTGGTGGTGGTGGGGTCCGAGGTGGGGGCTATCAAGGTTACAATGCCTCTAGTGCAAATTCAAATATGTTTGATGGTCGGACAGATGGCAGTAGATTTATGCAGCCTCAAACTACTGCAGGTGGTTTCCCACCATACTCTGGCTATGGTGGACCAGGTTATGGTTATGGAAGTTATGGTGGTTATGGTGTTAGTGGTTATGGTAGTGCAAATACTGGATTTGGCAATCCTGCAGGAGCATATGGAAACCCCAATGCCCCTAATGCTAGTTATGGAAGTGGGGCGCCAGGTGCACTCAAAAATACTTGGAGCAGCCAAACTTCTCCTGGGTATGGTGCGTCAAGCTATGGTGGAAATGCAGGGTTTGGAGCCGCAGCAGCTTCTTGGAATTCTCCAGGTAGTGGCGGTCCTATTTCTGCTCCAAGGGGTCAATCACCAAGTGGAGCTTCTGGGTATGGGAATCAAGTTTATGGATATGGTAACTATGGTGGAAGTGATGCTTCTTATTCTGGTGGGTATGGGGCTACAGGGGGGCGTGGTGGAAATGTCCCAAGCAGCAATGCTGGTGGTGGTGCTAGTGGAACAGAGCAACCGGGGATTGGTGGTGGTTACATGGGAAGTGGCTATGGTGACACAAATGGAAACTCAGGGTACTCCAATACAGGATGGAGATCTGACCCTTCACCAGCCACTGGGGGTTATGGAGCTGGATATGGTGGTGCTCAGTCTAGGCAGGCTTAA
- the LOC122306064 gene encoding uncharacterized protein LOC122306064 isoform X2 yields MGCFLVCFGSTKNARKQRKQSQNKFHPRDNVRTVDYKPAQSAIALIQGNSESPNTKQISQVRDESEKELSFRAGKKVTFDSNVRTHEHVTCGEAPDLLLQREIGGKGEENIEKPSQSKSSSEDSLITSSSGSYPPNYRYQNCRDSDDEYEELDCEDTNLDDEDDDGGLEDDGLYADDDEGIVRSRRTISVANVFTEEADSPKPICALPDGEMKPVGSNQYARHRSAYVHPVLNPVENLTQWKAVKAKGEPPLKPQKENFVSDRETQVLSASEPSFNGLSFSFKSKTDQSKKSNQEIAVDASLSNWLVPSESPVNKTSRNNLGIISPEKSMSQGSSSSRCQDDRPILGALTVEELKQFSASSTPRKSPIRSPDEIPIIGTVGTYWSRADPAKDFGSASSLPSKKYQTRPASMDSYM; encoded by the exons ATGGGTTGCTTTCTTGTTTGCTTTGGTTCTACGAAAAATGCGAGGAAACAACGAAAACAGAGCCAGAACAAGTTTCATCCCCGTGATAACgta AGAACTGTAGATTACAAACCTGCGCAATCTGCTATCGCTTTGATACAGGGCAACTCCGAAAGTCCCAACACCAAACAGATTTCACAAGTTCG GGATGAGTCTGAAAAGGAGCTCAGCTTTAGGGCCGGAAAGAAAGTCACATTTGACTCCAATGTCAGGACCCATGAACATGTTACCTGCGGAGAAGCTCCGGACCTTTTATTGCAACGTGAAATCGGTGGGAAGGGGGAGGAAAATATAGAAAAACCAAGCCAATCTAAGTCCTCTTCAGAAGATAGTTTGATCACATCAAGCTCGGGATCTTATCCTCCAAATTATCGATACCAGAATTGCAGGGACAGCGATGACGAGTATGAAGAACTAGACTGTGAGGATACTAATCTTGACGATGAAGACGATGATGGTGGACTAGAGGATGATGGTTTATATGCAGATGATGATGAAGGAATTGTAAGATCTAGGAGAACAATTTCTGTGGCTAATGTGTTTACTGAGGAGGCTGATAGCCCTAAGCCAATATGTGCTTTGCCTGATGGGGAAATGAAGCCAGTTGGGTCTAACCAGTATGCTCGGCATAGGAGTGCTTATGTTCATCCTGTTTTGAACCCAGTAGAAAATCTTACTCAGTGGAAAGCTGTTAAAGCTAAAGGGGAGCCACCACTGAAGCCTCAGAAAGAGAATTTTGTCTCAGATAGAGAAACCCAGGTTTTGTCGGCTTCAGAGCCAAGTTTTAATGGATTATCATTCAGTTTTAAGTCAAAAACTGATCAATCTAAGAAGTCAAACCAGGAAATAGCAGTTGATGCTAGCCTTTCCAACTGGTTGGTTCCATCTGAGAGTCCTGTCAATAAGACTAGCAGAAACAATCTTGGTATTATTTCGCCTGAGAAAAGCATGTCTCAAGGATCAAGCTCATCGAGGTGCCAAGACGATAGACCTATTTTGGGAGCATTAACTGTCGAAGAGCTTAAACAGTTTTCAGCTTCTTCTACACCAAGGAAGTCTCCAATTCGAAGCCCAGATGAGATTCCCATAATAGGCACCGTTGGGACCTACTGGAGTCGCGCTGATCCTGCTAAGGATTTTGGCTCTGCCTCTTCTCTTCCTTCAAAGAAATACCAAACACGACCAGCAAGTATGGATAGCTACATGTGA